In one window of Synchiropus splendidus isolate RoL2022-P1 chromosome 15, RoL_Sspl_1.0, whole genome shotgun sequence DNA:
- the slc6a19b gene encoding solute carrier family 6 member 19b, with amino-acid sequence MKLQLPNPKLEERILSHQQLERLEVEEAGDRPKWDNKAQYMLTCVGFCVGLGNVWRFPYLCQSHGGGAFMIPFLILLVLEGVPLLHLEFAIGQRLRRGSLGVWATVHPYLTGIGVASMCVSLTVSLYYNTIIAWILWYFFNSFQEPLPWSQCPINANATGLVAECVRSSPVDYFWYRETLNTTPNIEEAGGLQWWVLLCHVCAWSLLYVCVIRGIETTGKAVYVTSTLPYVVLTIFLIRGLTLKGSFNGIKFLFTPDLTELAKSTTWLDAGAQVFYSFSLAFGGLISFSSYNSVHNNCEQDAVIISIINGITSVYAATVIYSIIGFRATERFDNCLAGNILTLLNTFDLPEGHITDTNYDQMLTHLNTTSPEIIRELDLQPCNLDTFLSEGVEGTGLAFIVFTEAITKMPAAPVWSILFFIMLFCLGLSSMFGNIEGVLVPLQDLQVLPKTWPKEILTGLTCLLCCLVGLIFIQASGNYWLSLFDTYGGSIPLLVVAFCEMFSVVYIYGIDRFNDDIKFMIGHKPNIFWQLTWRFISPLIMFVILVFYFITKVTEKLFYKTWDPESETFPTLEEKSYPAWISVIIFILAGIPSLAIPLVAMWKCWRARRGSKTEHRMTSEHH; translated from the exons ATGAAACTGCAGCTGCCAAACCCAAAACTGGAGGAGAGGATTCTGTCGCACCAGCAGCTGGAGaggctggaggtggaggaggccggCGACAGGCCCAAGTGGGACAACAAGGCCCAGTACATGCTGACGTGTGTGGGCTTCTGTGTGGGACTTGGGAATGTCTGGAGGTTCCCCTACCTGTGTCAGAGccatggaggag GGGCGTTCATGATCCCGTTTCTGATCCTGCTGGTGCTTGAGGGGGTCCCACTTCTGCACCTGGAGTTTGCCATTGGTCAGCGTTTGAGGCGCGGCAGTTTGGGGGTGTGGGCCACGGTTCATCCCTACTTGACTGGGATAG GTGTAGCGTCCATGTGTGTCTCTCTCACTGTCAGCCTCTACTACAACACAATCATCGCCTGGATCCTCTGGTACTTCTTCAACTCCTTCCAGGAGCCTCTGCCCTGGAGCCAGTGCCCCATAAACGCCAATGCAACAG GTCTGGTGGCCGAGTGTGTGAGGAGCTCCCCTGTGGATTACTTCTGGTACCGAGAGACCCTGAACACGACCCCCAACATCGAGGAGGCCGGGGGTCTGCAGTGGTGGGTGCTGCTGTGTCACGTCTGCGCCTGGTCCCTGCTGTACGTCTGTGTCATCCGGGGAATAGAGACCACAGGGAAG GCGGTTTACGTCACGTCCACGCTTCCATACGTGGTGCTGACCATTTTCCTGATCCGAGGGCTGACGCTGAAGGGCTCCTTCAACGGAATCAAGTTCCTCTTCACGCCTGAC TTGACAGAGCTGGCCAAGTCGACGACGTGGCTGGACGCAGGCGCTCAGGTTTTCTACTCCTTCTCTCTGGCGTTCGGCGGCCtcatctccttctccagctACAACTCAGTGCA TAACAACTGCGAGCAGGACGCCGTCATCATTTCCATCATCAACGGCATCACCTCGGTCTACGCAGCCACGGTCATCTACTCCATCATCGGCTTCAGAGCCACGGAGAGATTCGACAACTGTCTCGCTGG CAACATCCTGACTCTGCTGAACACATTCGACCTCCCAGAGGGGCACATCACCGACACCAACTACGATCAGATGCTCACCCACCTGAACACAACCAGTCCTGAGATTATCCGAGAGCTGGACCTGCAGCCCTGTAATCTGGACACCTTTCTCAGTGAG GGCGTCGAAGGAACCGGTTTAGCTTTCATCGTCTTCACCGAGGCCATCACCAAGATGCCCGCCGCACCTGTGTGGTCCATTCTTTTCTTCATCATGCTCTTCTGCCTCGGTCTCTCCTCCATGTTTGGGAACATAGAGGGCGTGCTGGTCCCACTGCAGGACCTTCAGGTGCTCCCCAAAACATGGCCCAAGGAGATCCTGACAG GTCTGACCTGCCTCCTGTGCTGCCTGGTGGGTCTGATCTTCATCCAAGCCTCTGGGAACTACTGGCTGTCCTTGTTCGACACCTACGGAGGGTCCATTCCCCTGCTGGTGGTGGCCTTCTGCGAGATGTTTTCAGTGGTCTACATATACGGAATTGACAG GTTCAACGACGACATCAAGTTCATGATCGGACACAAGCCCAACATCTTCTGGCAGCTCACCTGGAGATTCATCAGCCCGCTCATCATGTTCGTCATCCTGGTCTTCTACTTCATCACCAAGGTCACCGAAAAGCTCTTTTACAAGACGTGGGATCCCGAATCG GAGACTTTCCCCACCCTGGAGGAGAAGTCCTACCCAGCCTGGATCAGCGTGATCATCTTCATTCTGGCAGGAATCCCCAGCCTGGCCATCCCTTTGGTGGCCATGTGGAAATGCTGGAGAGCCAGAAGAGGCTCGAAGACGGAGCACCGCATGACCTCCGAGCATCACTGA